One Syngnathoides biaculeatus isolate LvHL_M chromosome 4, ASM1980259v1, whole genome shotgun sequence DNA window includes the following coding sequences:
- the rnmt gene encoding mRNA cap guanine-N7 methyltransferase, whose translation MDALDHGTKKKKAILKLSVDADDESHSGMKAKGDVDHNTNVANHYNRLQEVGLAARSQSRIFFMRNFNNWMKSVLIGETLEKVRDAGHQHISVLDLGCGKGGDLLKWRKGGIGHLVCADIAGVSVEQCRSRYECMRKTSHRDKGVFSAQFITADCTKEPLAEKFDRPGLTFDICSCQFVYHYSFESEAKANMMLKNACESLKPGGYFIGTTPDAYELVKRLEASDSLSFGNDVFQVSFQARGDYPLFGCQYHFNLDQVVDVPEFLVYFPLFEHMASRYGMRLLTKQRFSEFFHEKVKVNHHRSLMKKMASLEEFPGEHGGQPVSEDEYRHAREHCDRAGNAGSPLGTLSRSEWEAASIYLVFVFQKMS comes from the exons ATGGATGCACTCGACCACggtacaaagaagaaaaaggcgATTCTGAAATTAAGCGTCGACGCGGATGATGAATCCCACTCGGGGATGAAGGCGAAGGGCGACGTCGACCACAACACCAATGTGGCCAACCATTACAACCGGCTCCAAGAAGTCGGACTGGCCGCGCGTAGCCAAAGCCGCATCTTCTTCATGCGGAACTTCAACAACTGGATGAAAAG CGTCCTCATCGGCGAGACTCTGGAGAAGGTGCGCGACGCCGGCCACCAGCACATCTCTGTGCTCGACCTGGGCTGCGGCAAGGGCGGAGACCTGCTCAAGTGGCGCAAGGGCGGCATCGGCCATCTGGTGTGCGCCGACATCGCCGGCGTGTCCGTGGAGCAGTGCCGCAGCCGCTACGAGTGCATGCGGAAGACGAGCCACCGAGACAAAGGCGTGTTCAGCGCACAGTTCATCACGGCCGACTGCACCAAAGAGCCGCTGGCCGAAAAGTTTGACCGGCCCGGCCTGACGTTCGATATTTGCAGCTGCCAGTTCGTGTACCACTACTCATTTGAGAGCGAGGCCAAGGCCAACATGATGCTGAAAAACGCCTGCGAGTCCCTCAAGCCCGGCGGATACTTCATTGGGACCACGCCTGATGCCTACGAGCTGGTCAAGAGGCTGGAGGCGTCTGATTCACTCTCCTTCGGCAACGATGTGTTCCAGGTGTCCTTCCAGGCCCGGGGTGACTATCCGCTCTTCGGATGCCAGTACCACTTCAACCTGGACCAG GTGGTGGACGTCCCCGAGTTCCTGGTCTACTTCCCACTGTTTGAACACATGGCGTCACGCTACGGGATGCGCCTGCTGACCAAGCAGCGCTTCTCAGAGTTCTTCCATGAGAAGGTCAAGGTGAACCATCACCGCAGCCTCATGAAGAAGATGGCGTCACTGGAGGAGTTCCCAGGCGAGCACGGCGGGCAGCCGGTCTCCGAAGACGAGTACCGGCACGCTCGGGAGCACTGCGACCGGGCGGGCAATGCTGGGAGCCCTTTAGGTACACTCAGCAGGTCTGAGTGGGAAGCGGCCAGCATCTACCTGGTGTTTGTCTTCCAAAAGATGTCCTGA